A DNA window from Streptomyces sp. B21-083 contains the following coding sequences:
- a CDS encoding DivIVA domain-containing protein: MPLTPEDVRNKQFTTVRLREGYDEDEVDAFLDEVEAELTRLLRENEDLRAKLAAATRAAAQNQQQGMRKPPEQDQQQGMQQQGMPQQGMPQQGMPQQGMRGPGGPVPAGISGPPQQQMGGPMGGPPQLPSGAPQLPPGQGGQGGPQGPGPMGQGPMGQNPMQGQMGQGPMGQNPMQGQMGQGGMPGQMQQMPGQQMQGQMQQMGGPMGGPPQMGGPGQSPGGDSAARVLSLAQQTADQAIAEARSEANKIVGEARSRAEGLERDARAKADALERDAQEKHRVAMGSLESARATLERKVEDLRGFEREYRTRLKSYLESQLRQLETQADDSLAPPRTPATASLPPSPAPSMAPAGAGAQSYGGNQGMGGPGPAGPSYGGQQQMSPAMTQPMAPVRPQGPSPMGQAPSPMRGFLIDEDDN, encoded by the coding sequence ATGCCATTGACCCCCGAGGATGTGCGGAACAAGCAGTTCACGACCGTCCGCCTCCGAGAAGGCTATGACGAGGACGAGGTCGATGCCTTCCTCGACGAGGTAGAAGCCGAACTGACCCGACTGCTCCGCGAGAACGAGGACCTGCGCGCCAAGCTGGCCGCTGCCACGCGCGCCGCTGCGCAGAACCAGCAGCAGGGCATGCGCAAGCCTCCGGAACAGGACCAGCAGCAGGGCATGCAGCAACAGGGCATGCCCCAGCAAGGCATGCCCCAGCAGGGGATGCCGCAGCAGGGCATGCGAGGTCCCGGCGGCCCGGTGCCCGCCGGCATATCGGGCCCGCCGCAGCAGCAGATGGGTGGCCCCATGGGCGGCCCGCCCCAGCTGCCCAGCGGTGCGCCGCAGTTGCCCCCCGGCCAAGGTGGCCAGGGTGGTCCGCAGGGTCCCGGCCCGATGGGTCAGGGCCCCATGGGTCAGAACCCGATGCAGGGACAGATGGGTCAGGGCCCCATGGGCCAGAACCCGATGCAGGGACAGATGGGCCAGGGCGGCATGCCCGGCCAGATGCAGCAGATGCCCGGTCAGCAGATGCAGGGTCAGATGCAGCAGATGGGCGGTCCCATGGGTGGTCCCCCGCAGATGGGCGGACCCGGTCAGAGCCCCGGTGGAGACAGCGCCGCGCGCGTTCTCTCGCTGGCCCAGCAGACCGCCGACCAGGCGATCGCCGAGGCTCGTTCCGAGGCCAACAAGATCGTCGGCGAGGCTCGCAGCCGCGCCGAGGGCCTGGAGCGCGACGCCCGAGCCAAGGCCGACGCTCTTGAGCGGGACGCCCAGGAGAAGCACCGCGTCGCGATGGGCTCCCTGGAGTCCGCTCGCGCCACGCTGGAGCGCAAGGTCGAGGATCTGCGTGGCTTCGAGCGCGAGTACCGCACCCGCCTGAAGTCCTACCTGGAGTCGCAGCTGCGTCAGCTGGAGACCCAGGCCGACGACTCGCTGGCCCCGCCGCGTACTCCGGCCACGGCCTCCCTGCCGCCGTCCCCGGCGCCCTCGATGGCTCCGGCCGGCGCCGGCGCCCAGTCCTACGGCGGCAACCAGGGCATGGGTGGCCCCGGCCCGGCCGGCCCGTCCTACGGCGGCCAGCAGCAGATGTCCCCGGCCATGACCCAGCCCATGGCTCCGGTCCGGCCGCAGGGCCCGTCTCCGATGGGTCAGGCTCCGTCACCGATGCGCGGCTTTCTGATCGACGAGGACGACAACTGA
- a CDS encoding YggT family protein, whose translation MSVVGQVLYIALMCFLIVLIFRLVMDYVFQFARSWQPGKAMVVILEATYTVTDPPLKLLRRVIPPLRLGGVALDLSFFVLMIIVYILITVVRQVLV comes from the coding sequence ATGAGCGTGGTTGGACAGGTTCTCTACATCGCGCTGATGTGCTTCCTCATCGTGCTGATCTTCCGGTTGGTCATGGACTATGTCTTCCAGTTCGCCCGCTCATGGCAGCCGGGCAAGGCGATGGTGGTCATTCTGGAGGCCACTTACACTGTCACTGATCCACCGCTCAAGCTTCTGCGGCGGGTCATCCCGCCGTTGCGTCTCGGGGGCGTGGCGCTCGACCTGTCCTTCTTCGTACTGATGATCATCGTGTACATCCTGATCACTGTCGTCAGGCAGGTGTTGGTGTGA
- a CDS encoding cell division protein SepF codes for MAGAMRKMAVYLGLVEDDGYDGRGFDPDDDFEPELDPEPERDLRRREPSHQPHGSHQSHQSHQSQRDESVRVVQPPVPRDPVSHSASLGAESGRPARIAPVASITQERSGLEKNAPVIMPKVVSEREPYRITTLHPRTYNEARTIGEHFREGTPVIMNLTEMDDTDAKRLVDFAAGLVFGLHGSIERVTQKVFLLSPANVDVTAEDKARIAEGGFFNQS; via the coding sequence ATGGCCGGCGCGATGCGCAAGATGGCGGTCTACCTCGGCCTCGTGGAGGACGATGGGTACGACGGCCGGGGATTCGACCCCGATGACGACTTCGAGCCCGAACTCGACCCGGAACCCGAGCGTGATCTGCGGCGGCGTGAGCCCTCGCATCAGCCGCACGGTTCGCACCAGTCCCATCAGTCACACCAGTCCCAAAGGGACGAATCGGTACGAGTGGTGCAACCGCCCGTCCCGCGCGATCCGGTGTCGCATTCCGCTTCGCTGGGCGCGGAATCCGGGCGTCCGGCGCGAATCGCGCCCGTGGCGTCCATCACACAAGAACGCTCAGGCCTGGAGAAGAACGCACCGGTGATCATGCCCAAGGTCGTGTCGGAACGAGAGCCTTACCGGATCACCACGCTTCACCCCCGGACCTACAACGAGGCCCGTACCATCGGGGAACACTTCCGTGAGGGCACTCCTGTGATCATGAATCTCACTGAGATGGATGACACAGACGCGAAGCGACTTGTCGACTTTGCGGCCGGTTTGGTGTTTGGTCTTCACGGCAGCATCGAGCGGGTGACGCAGAAGGTGTTCCTGTTGTCGCCTGCTAACGTCGATGTCACGGCGGAGGACAAGGCCCGCATCGCAGAGGGCGGGTTCTTCAACCAGAGCTGA
- a CDS encoding YggS family pyridoxal phosphate-dependent enzyme — translation MTDRKGELAANLAAVEERIATACSAAGRKREEVTLIVVTKTYPASDVRILWELGVRHVAENRDQDAAPKAEECADLALTWHFVGQLQTNKVRSVVGYAGVVQSVDRDRLVSGLSREAVRAGREVGCLIQVALDAEESARGERGGVGPGGIGELADLVAGAEGLRLDGLMTVAPLTGPYAGRELAAFERLMDLSTAMRRTHPAANMVSAGMSADLEKAVTAGATHVRVGSAVLGVRPRLG, via the coding sequence ATGACGGACCGTAAGGGCGAACTCGCCGCGAATCTGGCGGCGGTCGAGGAACGTATCGCGACGGCCTGTTCGGCGGCGGGCCGCAAGCGGGAGGAGGTGACGCTGATCGTCGTCACCAAGACCTACCCCGCGAGCGATGTGCGGATCCTGTGGGAGCTCGGTGTGCGGCATGTGGCCGAGAATCGGGACCAGGACGCGGCGCCCAAGGCCGAGGAGTGCGCCGATCTGGCGCTCACCTGGCATTTCGTGGGCCAGTTGCAGACCAACAAGGTTCGTTCCGTGGTCGGTTACGCCGGTGTCGTGCAGTCCGTCGACCGCGACCGGCTGGTCTCCGGACTGTCCAGGGAGGCGGTGCGGGCGGGGCGCGAGGTGGGCTGTCTGATCCAGGTCGCGCTGGACGCGGAGGAGAGTGCGCGCGGGGAGCGCGGAGGCGTGGGGCCGGGCGGAATCGGGGAGTTGGCCGACCTGGTCGCCGGGGCCGAGGGGCTCAGGCTCGACGGGCTGATGACCGTCGCACCGCTGACCGGACCGTACGCCGGACGTGAATTGGCGGCATTCGAGCGGCTGATGGATTTGTCGACTGCTATGCGCCGCACCCATCCGGCTGCGAACATGGTGTCCGCAGGGATGAGTGCGGACCTCGAGAAGGCCGTGACGGCCGGGGCGACACATGTGCGCGTCGGCAGTGCGGTACTCGGAGTCCGTCCAAGGCTCGGGTAA
- the pgeF gene encoding peptidoglycan editing factor PgeF, with product MIGQRSVASDASGAHFAFTDRWGGVSAVPYEELNLGGAVGDDQAAVVTNRELAAKSLGLDPDRVVWMNQVHGNDVAEVDGPWTVPPFAKSRDPRLTPPVDGLVTATRGLALAVLTADCVPVLLADPVAGVVAAAHAGRPGLVAGIVPAAVDAMESLGADPARIVARTGPAVCGRCYEVPREMRADVAAVEPAAYAETSWGTPAVDVVAGVHAQLERLGVRDRQQSPVCTRESADHFSYRRDRTTGRLAGYVWLD from the coding sequence GTGATAGGGCAGCGCTCCGTGGCGAGCGATGCGAGCGGCGCGCACTTCGCCTTCACCGACCGGTGGGGCGGGGTGAGCGCCGTTCCGTACGAGGAGCTGAACCTCGGCGGAGCGGTCGGCGACGACCAGGCCGCAGTCGTCACGAATCGTGAACTGGCCGCCAAGTCCCTGGGTCTCGACCCGGACCGGGTGGTCTGGATGAACCAGGTGCACGGAAACGACGTCGCCGAGGTCGACGGGCCGTGGACCGTTCCACCGTTCGCGAAGAGCCGCGACCCCCGGCTCACTCCGCCCGTCGACGGGCTGGTCACCGCCACCCGTGGCCTCGCCCTCGCCGTCCTCACCGCCGACTGCGTCCCGGTCCTGCTGGCCGACCCGGTCGCCGGTGTGGTCGCCGCGGCCCACGCGGGCCGGCCCGGCCTGGTCGCCGGGATCGTCCCCGCCGCCGTGGACGCCATGGAGTCCCTCGGCGCCGACCCCGCCCGGATCGTCGCCCGCACCGGCCCCGCTGTCTGCGGCCGTTGCTACGAAGTGCCGCGGGAGATGCGCGCCGATGTCGCCGCCGTCGAACCCGCGGCGTACGCCGAGACCAGCTGGGGCACACCCGCCGTCGACGTGGTCGCCGGGGTGCACGCCCAACTGGAGCGGCTCGGGGTGCGTGACCGGCAGCAGTCGCCGGTGTGCACGCGGGAGTCCGCCGACCACTTCTCGTACCGCCGCGACCGCACGACCGGGCGGCTCGCAGGCTATGTCTGGCTGGACTGA
- the ftsZ gene encoding cell division protein FtsZ — protein sequence MAAPQNYLAVIKVIGVGGGGVNAINRMIEVGLKGVEFIAINTDAQALLMSDADVKLDVGRELTRGLGAGANPAVGRKAAEDHREEIEEVLKGADMVFVTAGEGGGTGTGGAPVVANIARNLGALTIGVVTRPFTFEGRRRANQAEDGIAELREEVDTLIVIPNDRLLSISDRQVSVLDAFKSADQVLLSGVQGITDLITTPGLINLDFADVKSVMSEAGSALMGIGSARGDDRAVAAAEMAISSPLLEASIDGARGVLLSISGGSDLGLFEINEAAQLVSEAAHPEANIIFGAVIDDALGDEVRVTVIAAGFDGGQPPPKRDNILGSAGAKRDEPTSVRSSDSRPSFGSLGSVTPRETPAPAPEPAHELPISPPVPPSRSYSDSAAEELDVPDFLK from the coding sequence GTGGCAGCACCGCAGAACTACCTCGCAGTCATCAAAGTCATCGGTGTCGGCGGCGGTGGTGTCAACGCCATCAACCGGATGATCGAGGTCGGTCTGAAGGGCGTCGAGTTCATCGCCATCAACACCGATGCTCAGGCGCTGTTGATGAGCGACGCCGACGTCAAGCTCGACGTCGGCCGCGAACTCACCCGCGGACTCGGCGCCGGCGCCAACCCGGCCGTCGGCCGCAAGGCGGCGGAGGACCACCGCGAGGAGATCGAGGAGGTCCTCAAGGGGGCCGACATGGTCTTCGTGACGGCAGGCGAGGGTGGCGGCACCGGCACCGGCGGCGCGCCCGTCGTGGCCAACATCGCCCGCAACCTCGGCGCCCTCACCATCGGCGTGGTCACCCGCCCCTTCACCTTCGAAGGACGGCGCCGCGCCAACCAGGCGGAGGACGGCATCGCGGAACTCCGCGAAGAGGTCGACACCCTCATCGTCATCCCCAACGACCGGCTGCTGTCCATCTCGGACCGCCAGGTCTCGGTCCTCGACGCCTTCAAGTCGGCGGACCAGGTCCTGCTCTCCGGCGTCCAGGGCATCACCGACCTGATCACCACCCCCGGTCTGATCAACCTCGACTTCGCCGACGTCAAGTCCGTGATGTCCGAGGCGGGTTCGGCTCTCATGGGCATCGGTTCCGCCCGTGGCGACGACCGTGCGGTGGCGGCGGCCGAGATGGCGATCTCCTCGCCGCTCCTGGAGGCCTCCATCGACGGCGCCCGGGGCGTCCTGCTCTCCATCTCCGGTGGCTCCGACCTCGGCCTGTTCGAGATCAACGAGGCCGCCCAGCTGGTCAGCGAGGCCGCGCACCCCGAGGCCAACATCATCTTCGGCGCGGTCATCGACGACGCCCTCGGTGACGAGGTCCGGGTCACGGTCATCGCGGCCGGCTTCGACGGGGGGCAGCCCCCGCCCAAGCGGGACAACATCCTCGGCTCGGCCGGTGCCAAGCGCGACGAACCCACGTCGGTACGGTCCTCCGACAGCCGTCCGTCCTTCGGCTCGCTCGGCAGCGTCACGCCGAGGGAGACCCCGGCACCCGCCCCGGAGCCGGCCCACGAGCTCCCGATCTCCCCGCCGGTCCCGCCGTCCCGGTCCTACTCGGACAGTGCGGCGGAGGAGCTGGACGTGCCGGACTTCCTGAAGTGA
- a CDS encoding cell division protein FtsQ/DivIB, which translates to MAGGATTAERGERQQDISGPPRRPGLLGRLGPRRLRTIVITAFALLVLGGGVLWVLYGSRWTHVERVSVSGTGVLTQAQVREAADVPVGEPLVSVDTGAIESRLLRELPRIDSVEVTRSWPHGIVLKVVERTPVLIVESAGKPAKYVEVDAKGVRFATVSHAPEGVPALELTMSRTGSQTASLRRFGGDRLVREAVRVAGDLPGAVARAARTVKVRSYDSISLELGDGRTVAWGSGEKGAAKARALTALMKAAPGARHFDVSVPTAPASSGS; encoded by the coding sequence GTGGCCGGAGGAGCGACGACCGCCGAACGCGGTGAACGGCAGCAGGACATCTCCGGCCCGCCCCGCCGACCGGGCCTTCTCGGCCGGTTGGGGCCCCGCAGGCTTCGTACGATCGTCATCACGGCCTTCGCCCTGCTCGTCCTCGGCGGGGGCGTCCTCTGGGTGCTCTACGGGTCCCGGTGGACGCACGTGGAGCGCGTATCGGTGTCGGGGACCGGTGTTCTGACGCAGGCACAGGTGCGGGAAGCCGCCGACGTGCCGGTCGGGGAACCGCTCGTCTCCGTCGACACGGGCGCCATCGAGTCCCGACTGCTCCGGGAATTGCCCCGAATTGACTCGGTTGAGGTCACTCGGTCCTGGCCGCACGGAATCGTGCTGAAAGTGGTCGAACGTACCCCTGTCCTGATTGTCGAAAGCGCCGGGAAACCGGCCAAGTATGTCGAAGTGGACGCGAAAGGCGTGCGATTCGCGACGGTTTCACATGCTCCCGAAGGTGTACCCGCATTGGAATTGACGATGTCCAGGACCGGTTCGCAGACCGCCAGTCTGCGCCGCTTCGGCGGCGACCGGCTGGTGCGCGAGGCGGTGCGGGTGGCGGGCGACCTGCCGGGCGCCGTCGCGCGCGCCGCCAGGACGGTCAAGGTCCGCTCGTACGACTCCATCTCGCTGGAGTTGGGCGACGGCCGGACCGTCGCGTGGGGGAGCGGCGAGAAGGGCGCCGCGAAGGCCCGTGCGCTCACCGCTCTCATGAAAGCGGCTCCCGGTGCGCGGCACTTCGACGTGAGCGTCCCCACCGCCCCCGCGTCATCAGGGAGTTGA
- the murG gene encoding undecaprenyldiphospho-muramoylpentapeptide beta-N-acetylglucosaminyltransferase — MHVVLAGGGTAGHIEPALALADALRRADPSMGITALGTERGLETRLVPERGYDLALIPAVPLPRKPTPELITVPGRLRGTIKAAEEILERTKADAVVGFGGYVALPGYLAAKRLGVPIVVHEANARPGLANKIGSRYAAQVAVSTPDSKLRGARYIGIPLRRSIATLDRAAVRPEARAAFGLDPSLPTLLVSGGSQGARHLNEVIERVAPYLQQAGIQVLHAVGPKNELPQVQQMPGMPPYIPVPYVDRMDLAYAAADMMLCRAGAMTVAELSAVGLPAAYVPLPIGNGEQRLNAQPVVKAGGGLLVDDAELTPEWVQRQVLPVLADPHRLYEMSRAASEFGRRDADDLLVGMVYEAIASRHR; from the coding sequence GTGCATGTCGTACTCGCCGGTGGGGGGACCGCCGGCCACATCGAGCCCGCGCTCGCCCTCGCGGACGCCCTGCGCAGGGCTGACCCCAGCATGGGGATCACCGCCCTGGGCACGGAACGCGGTCTGGAGACCCGGCTCGTCCCCGAGCGGGGCTATGACCTGGCGCTGATCCCAGCGGTCCCGCTGCCGCGCAAGCCCACCCCTGAGCTGATCACCGTCCCCGGGCGGCTGCGCGGCACGATCAAGGCCGCCGAGGAGATCCTGGAGCGCACCAAGGCCGACGCCGTCGTCGGCTTCGGCGGCTATGTGGCCCTGCCCGGCTATCTGGCCGCCAAGCGCCTGGGTGTGCCGATCGTCGTCCACGAGGCCAACGCCCGCCCCGGCCTCGCCAACAAGATCGGCTCGCGGTACGCCGCCCAGGTCGCCGTCTCCACCCCGGACAGCAAGCTCCGCGGCGCCCGCTACATCGGCATCCCGCTGCGCCGCTCCATCGCCACCCTGGACCGGGCCGCGGTACGTCCCGAGGCGCGGGCCGCGTTCGGGCTCGACCCGAGTCTGCCGACGCTGCTGGTCTCCGGCGGCTCGCAGGGCGCCCGGCACCTGAACGAGGTGATCGAGCGGGTCGCGCCGTACCTCCAGCAGGCCGGCATCCAGGTGCTGCACGCGGTCGGCCCGAAGAACGAACTGCCGCAGGTGCAGCAGATGCCGGGGATGCCCCCCTACATCCCGGTACCGTACGTGGACCGGATGGACCTCGCGTACGCCGCGGCCGACATGATGCTCTGCCGCGCGGGCGCGATGACCGTCGCCGAACTCTCCGCCGTCGGACTCCCGGCCGCCTACGTCCCGCTGCCCATCGGCAACGGCGAACAGCGGCTGAACGCCCAGCCGGTGGTCAAGGCCGGTGGCGGACTCCTGGTCGACGACGCGGAACTGACGCCCGAGTGGGTCCAGCGACAGGTCCTGCCCGTGCTCGCCGACCCGCACCGGCTGTACGAGATGTCCCGCGCCGCCAGCGAGTTCGGCCGCCGGGACGCCGACGACCTGCTCGTCGGCATGGTGTACGAGGCGATCGCCTCACGCCACCGCTAG
- the ftsW gene encoding putative lipid II flippase FtsW: protein MASSRTGRAPVQGAVRVRRPAAPRPPRDNPVRRLRRRVERAWDRPLTAYYVILGGSLLITVLGLVMVYSASQITALQLSKPGTFFFRKQLLAATIGGVLLFSASRMPVKLHRALAYPILAGSVFLMALVQVPGIGLSINGNQNWISLGGSFQIQPSEFGKLALVLWGADLIARKEDRRLLTQWKHMLVPLVPVTFMLLGLIMLGGDMGTAIILTAILFGLLWLAGAPTRLFVGVLSVAVFIGLVLIKTSPNRMGRFQCIGATEPGTGANSCWQAVHGIYALASGGLFGSGLGASVEKWGQLPEAHTDFIFAVTGEELGLAGTLSVLALFAALGYAGIRVAGRTEDPFVRYAAGGVTTWITAQAVINIGAVLGLLPIAGVPLPLFSYGGSALLPTMFAIGLLIAFARDEPGARAALSLRQPRFGRKRGAGGPVSDRNPRRWNTMRRRASAARSSGER from the coding sequence ATGGCCAGTAGCCGTACTGGTCGTGCGCCCGTTCAGGGGGCTGTGCGGGTTCGTAGGCCCGCTGCGCCCCGGCCGCCCCGGGACAATCCCGTACGGCGGCTTCGCAGGCGGGTGGAGCGGGCCTGGGACCGGCCGTTGACCGCCTACTACGTGATCCTCGGCGGCTCGCTGCTGATCACGGTGCTCGGGCTGGTGATGGTCTACTCGGCCTCCCAGATCACCGCGCTGCAACTGTCCAAGCCCGGAACGTTCTTCTTCCGCAAACAGCTGCTGGCCGCCACGATCGGCGGTGTGCTGCTGTTCTCGGCCTCGCGCATGCCCGTGAAGCTGCACCGGGCGCTCGCCTACCCGATCCTCGCCGGCTCCGTCTTCCTGATGGCCCTCGTCCAGGTGCCCGGGATAGGGCTGTCCATCAACGGCAACCAGAACTGGATCTCGCTGGGCGGCTCCTTCCAGATCCAGCCGAGCGAGTTCGGCAAGCTCGCCCTGGTGCTGTGGGGCGCCGACCTGATCGCGCGCAAGGAGGACAGGCGGCTGCTCACGCAGTGGAAGCACATGCTGGTGCCGCTGGTCCCGGTCACGTTCATGCTGCTCGGCCTGATCATGCTCGGCGGCGACATGGGCACGGCGATCATCCTCACCGCCATCCTGTTCGGGCTGCTTTGGCTGGCCGGGGCGCCCACGCGGCTGTTCGTGGGTGTGCTGTCCGTCGCCGTGTTCATCGGGCTCGTGCTCATCAAGACCAGCCCCAACCGGATGGGCCGCTTCCAGTGCATCGGCGCCACCGAACCCGGCACCGGGGCCAACTCCTGCTGGCAGGCCGTGCACGGGATCTACGCGCTCGCCTCCGGTGGCCTGTTCGGTTCGGGCCTCGGTGCGAGTGTGGAAAAATGGGGGCAACTCCCCGAGGCGCACACCGACTTCATCTTCGCCGTCACCGGTGAGGAACTGGGCCTGGCGGGGACTCTGTCGGTGCTCGCCCTCTTCGCGGCCCTAGGCTATGCGGGTATCCGCGTGGCCGGACGCACGGAGGACCCCTTCGTGAGGTACGCCGCGGGAGGTGTGACCACCTGGATCACCGCTCAGGCAGTGATCAACATCGGTGCGGTGCTCGGCCTGCTGCCGATCGCCGGTGTCCCGCTCCCGCTGTTCTCCTACGGGGGTTCCGCCCTGTTGCCGACCATGTTCGCCATCGGACTGCTGATCGCCTTCGCACGCGACGAACCGGGTGCGCGGGCGGCGCTTTCGTTGCGGCAACCCCGCTTTGGTAGAAAGCGGGGAGCTGGGGGCCCGGTGTCCGATCGGAACCCCCGGAGATGGAACACGATGAGACGGCGTGCCTCGGCGGCGCGTTCGTCCGGAGAGCGGTGA
- the murD gene encoding UDP-N-acetylmuramoyl-L-alanine--D-glutamate ligase: MGGREVTSGQGGDWEGVRVTVAGLGVSGISAARALTALGAQVTVVDGGDSDAHRERAAALEGIEVRLGDAETLPEGTQLVVTSPGWKPSSPLFAAAAEAGVDVVGDVEIAWRLRGRGGGEAATWLAITGTNGKTTTTQMLASILRAAGLRTAAVGNIGTPIIDVVLGEETYDVLAVELSSYQLHWAPSLRAHSAAVLNLAPDHLDWHGSMEAYAADKGRIYEGNQVACVYNVADKATEDLVRGADVEEGCRAVGFTLGAPGPSQLGVVEGILVDRAFVEDRQRNAQELAEVTDVNPPAPHNIANALAAAALARAYGVPAKAVRDGLRAFTPDAHRIAHVADVDGVAYIDDSKATNTHAAEASLAAYESIVWIAGGLAKGATFDELVAKSAKRLRGVVLIGADRALIGEALARHAPEVPVVDLDRTDTGAMLAAVRSARGLAGAGDTVLLAPACASMDMFANYNKRGDAFAQAVRELGTGT; this comes from the coding sequence ATGGGCGGCCGAGAAGTGACGTCCGGTCAGGGCGGCGACTGGGAGGGCGTGCGGGTCACCGTCGCCGGTCTCGGGGTGAGCGGCATCAGCGCCGCCCGCGCCCTGACCGCTCTCGGTGCCCAGGTCACCGTCGTGGACGGCGGGGACTCCGACGCCCACCGGGAACGCGCGGCGGCCCTGGAGGGCATCGAGGTACGCCTCGGAGACGCGGAGACCCTGCCCGAGGGCACCCAGCTTGTCGTCACCTCGCCCGGCTGGAAGCCGAGTTCACCGCTCTTCGCGGCGGCGGCCGAGGCGGGCGTGGACGTCGTCGGCGACGTGGAGATCGCCTGGCGGCTGCGCGGGCGGGGCGGTGGCGAAGCAGCCACCTGGCTGGCGATCACCGGCACCAACGGCAAGACGACCACCACCCAGATGCTCGCGTCGATCCTGCGCGCGGCGGGCCTGCGTACGGCAGCCGTCGGCAACATCGGCACACCGATCATCGACGTGGTGCTCGGCGAGGAGACGTACGACGTCCTCGCGGTGGAACTCTCCAGCTACCAGCTCCACTGGGCGCCCTCCCTGCGCGCCCACTCCGCCGCGGTCCTCAACCTCGCCCCCGACCATCTCGACTGGCACGGCTCCATGGAGGCGTACGCCGCCGACAAGGGCCGTATCTACGAGGGCAATCAGGTCGCCTGTGTCTACAACGTGGCCGACAAGGCCACCGAGGACCTGGTGCGCGGCGCGGACGTCGAGGAGGGCTGCCGGGCCGTCGGGTTCACGCTCGGCGCACCCGGGCCGTCCCAACTCGGCGTCGTGGAGGGCATCCTGGTCGACCGCGCCTTCGTCGAGGACCGGCAGCGGAACGCCCAGGAACTGGCCGAGGTCACGGACGTCAACCCGCCCGCCCCGCACAACATCGCCAACGCCCTTGCCGCGGCTGCCCTCGCCCGGGCCTACGGGGTGCCCGCGAAGGCGGTCCGGGACGGCCTGCGGGCCTTCACCCCGGACGCCCACCGCATCGCTCACGTGGCCGATGTGGACGGGGTCGCGTACATCGACGACTCCAAGGCGACCAACACCCACGCGGCCGAGGCCTCCTTGGCGGCGTACGAGTCGATCGTGTGGATCGCCGGCGGGCTCGCCAAGGGCGCGACCTTCGACGAACTGGTCGCCAAGTCGGCAAAGCGACTTCGTGGAGTGGTGCTGATCGGTGCCGACCGTGCGCTGATCGGCGAAGCCCTCGCGCGACACGCGCCCGAAGTACCCGTCGTCGACCTCGACCGGACCGACACTGGGGCGATGCTCGCGGCGGTCCGCTCGGCGCGAGGCCTGGCCGGTGCCGGGGACACGGTGCTGTTGGCGCCGGCCTGTGCGTCGATGGACATGTTCGCCAACTACAACAAACGCGGTGACGCGTTCGCACAGGCGGTTCGCGAACTCGGTACGGGGACCTGA